From a region of the Helianthus annuus cultivar XRQ/B chromosome 5, HanXRQr2.0-SUNRISE, whole genome shotgun sequence genome:
- the LOC118492152 gene encoding uncharacterized protein LOC118492152 codes for MLSAEYREFMTPSKYETLTEIINTAREREIELKKQIERGERRAHDVNPSPTKKARTAELTKKTDAKGGSPSCKVCGKGHKGECHFKDKPCPICGKMGHTAYLCPSKVSVCYKCYQPDHKKSECPDLVGKKDAKESPTEAPKVKARSFQLTAAEAKTEPDVVSEVEIGDNKSFIVCDICQSCKLSIDDEEYLIDLIPMSIGEFQVVVGMDWLSRHHAKVVCFRKEIKLTSPSGKHITIYGEKGGNPIICSMLKAHKLMKHGCRAFMIYANEPEKESLKIGDVPVVHDFEDVFPEDLPGIPPEREVELGIELVPGAKPVAKAPYRLAASELQELMSQIKDLLDKGFIRPSVSPLGAPVIQGDLQGAIVRDLSEK; via the exons ATGTTGAGCGCTGAATACcgggagttcatgactccctcaaAGTATGAAACCCTCACGGAAATTATCAACACCGCCCGGGAGCGGGAAATCGAGTTGAAGAAACAAATCGAGAGGGGCGAGCGAAGGGCACAtgatgtgaatccaagccctacaaagaagGCTCGAACGGCTGAATTGACAAAGAAAACGGATGCAAAGGGTGGGTCACCAAGTTGCAAAGTATGTGGAAAGGGGCACAAGGGTGAGTGCCATTTCAAGGACAAACCGTGTCCTATATGCGGGAAAATGGGGCACACGGCATATCTATGTCCGAGTAAAGTCTCGGTTTGTTACAAATGCTATCAGCCCGACCACAAAAAGTCTGAATGCCCAGACTTAGTTGGAAAGAAAGACGCTAAAGAATCTCCAACAGAAGCTCCAAAGGTAAAGGCCAGGTCCTTCCAACTTACAGCGGCTGAAGCGAAaacagaacccgatgtggtctcag aagtcGAAATAGGGGACAACAAAAGTTTCATAGTTTGTGATATTTGTCAAAGCTGCAAATTAAGTATCGATGATGAGGAATACTTGATAgatctaatcccgatgtcgatTGGAGAGTTCCAAGTAgttgttgggatggattggctatctcgacaccaCGCAAAGGTTGTGTGTTTCCGTAAGGAGATAAAGCTAACATCTCCGAGCGGAAAACACATCACCATCTATGGCGAGAAAGGAGGCAATCCTATAATATGCTCgatgttgaaagctcacaagctcATGAAGCATGGATGTAGGGCGTTTATGATATACGCTAACGAACCCGAGAAAGAATCACTGAAGATTGGAGACGTGCCGGTAGTACATGACTTCGaagatgtgtttccggaagaTCTACCAGGGATACCGCccgaacgggaggtagagttagGAATCGAATTggttccgggcgcgaaacccgtagctAAAGCACCATACCGACTCGCAGCGTCGgaattacaagaattgatgtcgcAAATTAAAGACTTGCTCGACAAAGGAtttataaggccgagtgtgtctcctttgGGCGCGCcg